The window ACTTTTGGTGTAGTTAATAAATTTAAATGACATGATTAAAACCTTATAGATATCATGATATAATTTGGTGGCAGCTGCATGGGCAAGAAGCATGTTATGAGTGACGATATAGGGCTCGATTCCTGAATCGCCGGCGGGGCATTTACCCACAGCGTCAGAACACCGGCCAGGGGCAAAATTGCCTTTTTCATAACCTCCGACACTATAGCTCCATGGTTCGTTCATGGTGATCCAGTATTTGACCCGATCACCAAATCTTCTAAAACATAGCTCAGCGAAATCACGAAAATCATTcctgaaaataatatattttgactccaaatattaaaaaataagtaTATGTTTAAATTCGCAAATTAAAATATTTCCATTTGTTACTTACACAACGCGGGAACTCAAGAACCCTCCATACTCGTCTTCTAGAGCTTGAGGAAGATCAAAGTGAAATAGAGTCACAAAGGGTTCAAGATCTATCAAGATTCATGAACATAGTTTATTATTTACAGTTATTATATgaaaaaattttaacaaaaataattCGAAGGTAATTAGTTAGTGTAATTAAGTATATAACCGTTGGCTCGAAGTTCATTTATGAGGTTATTGTAGTATGAAATTCCTCGCTCATTAACACCACCGCTTATTTTTCCAACTGCAACAATATTTAAATTACAtcttaaaactaataaaaattatcacgaataaattttaataaaaacatCAAATTTTTACGTGGTATAACTCGAGACCATGAGATAGAGAAACTGTATGCATCCATGCTCATTTGCCTTATCATCTTCACATCCTCCTGCAtgtattatttttaagaaatgaatGCCACATAATATAAAGAAGCCATTGTTTCAAGAATTATAAGAAATTAACCTTGTATCGATGATAACTATCAGTTGCCATGTTCCCATTACTGTGATCAGCGATCTTGTCTGTAATTGAAATTCTTATGAGTTAAAGAagtaaatttatatatatttatacgcATCTAAAAAAGCGTAAgtataataaataaattcaatCATGAAACCAGAATGTCTTCGAGTAAAAGTATCCCATATACTTGGCGCTCTACCATCTTCATTTGTTCCACCCTCATTCTGAATACATATTAATTAACAtataaatacattattaaaaataatcaaaGTCTAACACATTATAGTCtatataagtgttgaattttgtgTGTTAAGTTCAAAACTACATAAAAGTAATGCATGTATTTGTTTaaggaaaaaaaaagttaataaatTGAATCACCTgaaacgaagaagaagaagaaccaaAGATAAAATCACTAGGGAAACTAGACCGGTTAACAGTAGTTAAACCCCAGTTCGGTGGTAAACCCGCATTGGAAACCGCTTCCGATTCTCTAATCAGATAAATCACTGCTGCAACAAACCCTACAATCATGCCATTAACTCTTAGATGCATTCTTAATCTTGTTATTGCAAACTTTCGTTGATTAATCAATGTGTCAATAGTCGATGAAACTCGTCTAGTTTctgttctatttatagtgttttCTAGAAAAGATTTGTTATGTATTCGATGATTCAATACTTATAATTTTTACCATAAAGTATTTTAGGTTTCATGCACATACAAACAGAAGCCCAGGAAACGTGGGACTATTTGTTTGATTAATGAAATGCGTGTTCTATCTACCTCAATCAAATGCATGCTTTATCTACCTCTTTATACACACGCACACGAATACATATAATTAGAAACGATTATTGCttagatgattaaatataattattcctTCTcaggatttaaaaaaaaaaataaaataataataataataataataataataataataataataataataataatagaataaATAAATATATCTAGTGTTATCCAAAAAAATAACTATGTTTTTCGTTTTCATTTTCTCCACATCATTTTGTTAGAAAAATGAAAGCAAAAAATTAGAtgtatttctttttgaaaattatGGTGTATAAGAAGTTCTTATGATTTTTAAGTTCTATTTTATGTTGATGAAATAGCCTTGGTTACACTGAAGCTAAACAATAATAAATTTTTCAAGTTGATTTATGTGGATTGGGATTTATTGGAAGGCTCTTTCTTGATCGTTGGTCATTTCGTTCATCGTCAATAGCAGAGGTTCTTCAAAAGTTTTGAGTTGTATCAGTGGAAGTCAATGGATGCATCAACCTATCGTCAAAATTTGTACATTGTACCTTTTGGTTTCTAGGTATGGGTACCCTCAAATCTTGGTTTTGGAAATATTATTCATAGCAGGCTTGCTTTTGAAAGATGTACTTGATTATTGGGAGTTTAGAAGTCGAAACTGTATTGTTTAGCTTTTCAGGTGTGACTTGCAATCTACGCAAAATCCAATTTTTTTGGCATGTCATGTCGACAGGGTTGATAATTTGATTGATTCGACCAGGGTTTTAGCAGCATTTTTGGATAAATTTGGAAGTTTTATCGAGCTAGTTACATATTGGTGGAACCTGTTTAGTTTCAATCAAGGTGAGGGATCTTGTTTTAGTCATTCAAGAGGATGTTTTTGTTAACGGTTGAGGTTCTCCATTTTGGTAGATATACTGGTACTTCACCATTTGGGTAAGGTTGTAAGGAAGAAGGAATGCAGCAGATCTAGGGATTGGTTATAGGTTCCCTTGAGGTGGATATCATGTTAGTTCATCAAGTATGATCATAAGGGGTGTATGTGGACTAAAAAAGATAGAATGAGAGCACTTGTTCTGAATTTATTGGTATGGTTCTTTTGTAGTTTATAGCTTCTGAATTGGAACAAGAGTATGACCGCCTATCTCATCCTATGGTTGTGTGCAACCATGTTTTCGTCTGATTTTGCAATGGCAATAGCTTGTATTGTGAAAGGAATTATGTGTGATAGAATGATATGGTCCATTTTATGTTTGGTTAGCATTGAGGGGGTGTTGATTGGGTCCTTTCAAATCGGTGGGTTAATGGTTGATTACCTTTAGATCCATGTGGTGTTGGTTGTGAGTCTTCAAGATAGTGATGGAGTAACAGCAAGATCGGTGTAGTACCATGAGCTTATCATTTTAGTGGTTAGAAGGTGTCACGATGTATCATGAACCAGTGATTGCATGATTCACGTGGATGGGACCCGGTAGTCTTTTAATTGGGACTCTTAAGTCTCAGATAGTTAGTCTTATTGGCATGTTTGTGTATTAGTACATTCTTGGGAGTCTGGAGACTCAGTGACCATCCTGTTTAGATCATATGGACAGTAAAAGTCTATTGGGAGTATTAATTGTGCATCAGAAGTCTCTTGCTGAATGTTTACATTATGAACCCCTATTTGTTGGCAGACTATTTATTAGGAGTTTGGTTACTAATGTTGGATATCGGTTATGAAATCTCAAGTCATGTGGTTCGTTGTAAATGTCTCGAGCGATTTGTCAAGTGGATGTACACCTGAGCTTTTGAGCAATTTGGATGCAACGTGAGAATCTTGGATGAATGATCATTATGCTCGAAGGAGGAACAGGTTGGTGATGACTTGTCAGGAAGTCCAATATATATTTAAGGTTTTTGGGCATAATTtctggatttgaggatttgtggAAATTCACGATCGGTGTATTTTAAGTATTCTTTTTGCATGACTTGGTGGTGTTCCTAGTCATAGAATAGGGGTAGGTATGATGTACGGATGATCATCAGTCTTAGTGTATGGTTTTTGAAATTTAGATAGATGGGTTCCCGGTTATGGTAGGTATATTGATGGAGTTGATTTAtggttgttgttttgaaatttcacAGTATGAGGGGTTCTCTCTGGAAGTTGGGTCTTAAGTTCTAGTTGCAGTTGAGTATTTTCAAGTTATTGGGTTGTTTGTTGGCAGTTGTGGGTTTCGAGTGATCTCTCGATTTCTCAGTATAGATGCCTTGATTCTGAAGGGGGTTAGACAGAGTTTGTGTGCAATGTTGTCATTAACTTCAGAGATTCTAACCATGACGGATTTCAAGGACAAAATCCAGTTAAAgtagggagagttgtaacatcctgtttcgagaagtttcttattttCGGGATTGTGTACAATGAATGGATTAAGTAAAGGTCTTGGGCTTCAAGGGAATGTGGTTTAGACCTTATTGGATGATGTTGGATAAGTGATTACAACCTTGGTTGTgtcttggagtcaaagggtaaaatgggaacaATGGtgttggtggttgtcgaggccaacacaaataataaccctaaatattacacactaaaatagtgtatagtggtaaagggatcgaatccacggagattggttcaatttataactctatgaaaaatctttttgtaaaaatacttgtaaaatgacaataaaaataaaatggggggttttgttgttttgaaatatttgaaacaaactagaattaactatgatttaaatagacaaatgcaacaaaaataagagtttgatgtaaaatcaatgagggagagatggttgacttaaagtttcctcacttcgacttttgatgaacatatcattagaatccaatggtgcaatactttgatttaaatccttaatttggctatagtaatccaaggagcttgagattacctagactttttttaattgttgaaatggctagagaagctcataacaatttccttagtcaaagtcactaattccaaatagcatgtagttagtgaaagtcaactagcattaagaaccaaaaagtcaccaaatccaagaggggtcaaatgctttcaccaccatgttggaggaaatgtttttatgattgtgtgaagcaaaaacaacacaaaaatcatttgttgcttgctaatttgaggatcctttacttaatcaagaaattagccaactaatcaccacaaacacatttaaactcatgaactaaaacatacaagtagtgataagatgttaaaacacaaaacattcccataaagatctaataacatgttcatggattcttcaacattcaac of the Lactuca sativa cultivar Salinas chromosome 6, Lsat_Salinas_v11, whole genome shotgun sequence genome contains:
- the LOC111890202 gene encoding beta-glucosidase 24, giving the protein MHLRVNGMIVGFVAAVIYLIRESEAVSNAGLPPNWGLTTVNRSSFPSDFIFGSSSSSFQNEGGTNEDGRAPSIWDTFTRRHSDKIADHSNGNMATDSYHRYKEDVKMIRQMSMDAYSFSISWSRVIPLGKISGGVNERGISYYNNLINELRANDLEPFVTLFHFDLPQALEDEYGGFLSSRVVNDFRDFAELCFRRFGDRVKYWITMNEPWSYSVGGYEKGNFAPGRCSDAVGKCPAGDSGIEPYIVTHNMLLAHAAATKLYHDIYKGPQNGKIGISLVTRWMVPYSDVKLHRDAAIRALDFDFGWFMNPLTFGDYPENMRINVANRLPRFTAEESYTLRNSLDFLGLNYYTANFVQHVSEAVTDNMTRSSDSQAELSIERNGIPIGSKGGSDWLRSYPQGIHDLLVYIKNNYNNPIIYITENGVDEPNNSSLSLRTVLQDDFRVQYYVVHLQKLLQCINSGVNVKGYFARSLMDSFEWDRGYTVRFGLHFVDYNNDLRRYPKFSSTWLTNFMRIKG